In the Candidatus Peregrinibacteria bacterium genome, GATTCTGAAAGATTCACAAACCTTTGAAAAAATGGATATTTTTTCACAAGTGTTTTGTAGCGAATATTAAAATCTCCCATGAGGAGAAGATTTTTCCCTTTTCTCTCGAACTCTAAATGAGCCATAAGTTTCTTTACTATTTCTGCATGTCTTTTTTTGCGAATTTTTCCCCTCGGAAAAAGGAGATGGATAAAAATTACATCGAAATTTTGTTTTGGAAAAAATACATGAAGAACTTCTCCGTCCTCCTGAGAAAATCCCAAAGATTCTCCCGATCCGAGAATTTCCATTTCGTATGGATCTTTTGAGGCCAATAATCCCTTAAGAATCCATCTTTTATAACGAGATTTTCTTCCATTTCCAATAGCAAAATATTGATACCCATTTTTCCTGAGTTCCCGGACAATTTCCACTTCCTGCTTCTTGCCAATAACTTCACAAATTCCAATAATGTGAGCATTTGCCTCCTCAATTACCTGAATTGTTCTCATAATGTCGCTCTTTCTCTCAACTTTTGCCACATTTCCTCGGACATACGCTGTAAAATGGGCTAAAAGTGTTCTGGAGCACGAAGTTCCATTGAGCCCGAACATTTGGTTGTACGTAGCAATTTTCATGAGTGTGTTCTATTTTGTCTTAAGAATCCAATGCGTCAGGGAGTTAAAAACCGAGAGGAGAAACGCTGCAAGAAAGTAGGAGAAAATTCCGCCTCCCACATGAAATGTAACTCCAAGACTTTGCTGAAACGTAGTATTAAAAAGATATTCCACAATCCCGAGGATGATGGCATTGATGACAATGAGAAAGAGTCCGAGAGAAAGAATGACAAAGGGAAGGCTTATGAGCTTCAGCATTGGGCGCACAAAAGTATTGAGAAGCCCGAGCGCAAATCCCACAAGAATAAAACCTTTTATCTCCGGCTCAATGAGAAAACCGCTGTCTTTTAAAAAATATTGCACCACAAAAAGCGCGAGCGCATTGGCGAGAATTCCGAGAATAATGTGTCTGAAAAGATGAGACATGGTTAAAAAAATAAATTACATATGTTTTATGACTTTGGAAATCTTACAAAAAGAACCATAAAAGTTTTCAAAGCTTTTGCTACTCATTTCAAGTTTCTTAAAATCCATGATTTCTGCACTCTTAACATAAATATCACTCAGAGTTGTGGTTATATCGCTGTTATTTTCCGTTATTATTCTTCGGAATCTCTCTTTAGGACTCATCTCTGGATATGGCAATGCATCCTCTCTTTCTAAGGAGAATATTATTTTAATAGCATTTTCTTCATCTAAAAACCACTGTTCTAATTCTGGATCTGGACAACCGACAATGTTTCTAGAGTCAGGCTTAATTTTTATACAGTGTTTTGTTACCTGAGTTTTAATTTTCTTTTGTTTATCCCGTTTTCCATCACTATCAGCAATAAAAACCGCCATATCACAATTATGCACACTATAAAAAAGGGAAAATGCTATTCCGACTTGTTTATTAATACTTCCATGAGCAGGTTTTAGAATAAATTCAATATTCCGAATATTCGGGTTTATCTCTCCAATTATCCTCTGAATGATAATTTGTAAAGGTTTTTCGTCGAAGTCGCCTTCATAAAGAAGCCCTATTTTCATAACTATCAATAATTACTTGTATAAAGGTAGTCTGTTAAACCCCCACCTTCCTGCAAGTATTTTTTTATCTCACTTATTTGTTCAACTTTTGATAATAAAGTAAATTGAGTTCCCATTTCTGCTCCTCTATCTGTTAATACTATTTTCTGAGGCGATAAGCTATTGATTACAATTGGACTATGTGTGGTAAACAGAATTTGCATTGTCTTAATTGTTGATATTCTTTCTAAACGTTCTATAAGCTCGATGATACGTTTCGGATGAATCCCATTTTCAATTTCCTCAATTATCAAGATAGAATCATTTTCCATACTCATTGCTGTAGCAATGAGTAACAAAGTTTTTAAATCTCCGGAAGAAACTGATTGCATCGAAAGCTGTTGTTTTAAATTTCTTTCCTCAAGTACCACTAAATAATTCTCTTTCTCCGCAGAAGGCGATGCTACCTCTCCAGTTTTTGATGGGATTTCAACTACAGACGAAAAGTTTGGTAAAAGGGCTTTTATTATTTTTTGAAAATCATCATAGTTTTT is a window encoding:
- a CDS encoding endonuclease/exonuclease/phosphatase family protein → MKIATYNQMFGLNGTSCSRTLLAHFTAYVRGNVAKVERKSDIMRTIQVIEEANAHIIGICEVIGKKQEVEIVRELRKNGYQYFAIGNGRKSRYKRWILKGLLASKDPYEMEILGSGESLGFSQEDGEVLHVFFPKQNFDVIFIHLLFPRGKIRKKRHAEIVKKLMAHLEFERKGKNLLLMGDFNIRYKTLVKKYPFFQRFVNLSESLKTWSPRIFTKKFPSFDIDHILGDGFLLKNNGLIHGDSDHELLWAEVEAQN
- a CDS encoding phage holin family protein, coding for MSHLFRHIILGILANALALFVVQYFLKDSGFLIEPEIKGFILVGFALGLLNTFVRPMLKLISLPFVILSLGLFLIVINAIILGIVEYLFNTTFQQSLGVTFHVGGGIFSYFLAAFLLSVFNSLTHWILKTK